A window of Campylobacter ureolyticus contains these coding sequences:
- a CDS encoding calcium-binding protein: MAKFNKGKWRDIKKAEFRKSLKNSMLGKHDKIVDKICDWHSSILDEVLSTKDIDTIEKAEKELKNIKYAKAFFIFSGATLFIFDSVNNIVEYKNLPVDTTGSSIDDGNKNLYIDIPNKNDLLFIAKSIGGDILSLVSRLKILKFLDKIGDYAMGVKDAIEEVADINLNRFDISQIFLENHRITIDYKDINSNTTQERKYILYKANPIFDKALGSAWDKISADMRTLDRVIFTRDEAPVELIYHKKYKNKDDGELNTFEFRQGRDESKIISVLKRISYINDKNGDIVHIAKDGTPQKLIVNYYANYGAGASNIYDDLRIDPISDKLKAIKYSAKYCLKELKGYALYGGFSSVSEYDDLNIYSNKHKDSRLEFFKAVIRDKIAEISHTKKDKRYNTYTDTKTNTFLWNTNGTFAPAKKIVFVDGKYSSSASGKYDIFGYSNPDTINLTEYAGDVYAELGLGSDTITTGSGNDTIYTNADIDDRFDNEDKNTINTVNSGAGDDTIYGSKGIDKVNAGDGDDTIYGKDGDDILNGGDGDDIIYGGAGIDTIDGGKGNDTIYAEDSVNIDNAQTNKEQHILIGGKGRDTIHGSNGADKVYGDTEYDISTGGNSLLLNSNGDTIYTYGGDDHIYGGGDNDTIYAGSGSDIIYGGDGDDTIYAADDNSSYTQTDTSDDNNTIYGEGGDDIIHGGAGNDTIDGGEGNDTIYAYDGDNEIIDMSGNNIINSGKGKDRITTGDGNDTINSGAGNDTITSGGGNDIIYTNHGKDDDADTIKDSGGYDEYHVGNGDTIEDSDGSGRVWFNHSYSLSGGVETKPNSNVFKGGGYTYTLNGSTLKVVDDSNGDSIIINNYNPHKASLNIHLTNKVKVIVEDAQAKEADEKKVIKVRVEGNIFKCNYLDLKAYTGSGYIFTHKTLKFRNDKLEDSYTYHWKDDFYTDKYHGDPDGKDIINLSPFNSDSKGVVVDSVDSGKLTINDDDTPVKLILDANNTTEGAESIWGVITTSRPLRYGEYIFYKWWYRTLSN; this comes from the coding sequence ATGGCAAAATTTAATAAAGGAAAATGGAGAGATATAAAAAAGGCTGAGTTTAGAAAAAGTCTAAAGAATAGTATGCTAGGCAAACATGATAAAATAGTAGATAAAATTTGCGATTGGCACTCTTCTATACTTGACGAAGTTTTGAGCACAAAAGATATTGACACAATAGAAAAAGCAGAAAAAGAATTAAAAAATATAAAATATGCAAAAGCTTTTTTTATCTTTAGTGGAGCTACTCTTTTTATTTTTGATTCGGTTAATAATATTGTTGAATATAAAAACCTACCAGTTGATACAACTGGTTCAAGTATAGATGATGGAAATAAAAATTTATATATTGATATTCCTAACAAAAACGATTTGCTATTTATTGCTAAATCTATAGGTGGAGATATTTTATCTTTAGTTAGTAGGCTTAAAATTTTAAAATTTTTAGACAAAATAGGAGATTATGCTATGGGTGTAAAAGATGCGATTGAAGAAGTCGCAGATATTAACCTTAATAGATTTGATATTAGCCAAATCTTTTTAGAAAACCATAGAATAACGATAGATTATAAAGACATAAACTCAAACACAACTCAAGAAAGAAAGTATATACTTTATAAAGCTAATCCTATTTTTGATAAAGCTTTAGGCAGTGCTTGGGATAAAATAAGTGCAGATATGCGAACTCTTGATAGAGTTATATTTACTAGAGATGAGGCACCTGTTGAACTTATATATCATAAAAAATATAAAAATAAAGATGATGGCGAACTTAATACTTTTGAATTCAGACAAGGTCGCGATGAAAGTAAAATAATTTCAGTATTAAAAAGAATAAGCTATATAAATGATAAAAATGGAGATATAGTTCATATAGCAAAAGACGGCACACCTCAAAAATTAATAGTTAATTATTATGCAAATTACGGTGCAGGCGCAAGCAATATATACGATGACTTAAGAATTGATCCGATATCTGATAAATTAAAGGCTATAAAATACTCCGCTAAATACTGCCTAAAAGAACTTAAAGGATATGCTTTATATGGTGGATTTTCTAGTGTTAGTGAATATGACGACCTGAATATATATTCCAACAAACATAAAGATAGTAGATTAGAGTTTTTTAAAGCTGTTATAAGGGATAAAATAGCTGAAATTTCACATACAAAAAAAGACAAAAGATATAATACTTATACTGATACAAAAACGAATACTTTCTTATGGAATACAAATGGAACTTTTGCACCAGCTAAAAAGATAGTATTTGTAGATGGTAAATATTCTAGCAGTGCTTCTGGTAAATATGATATATTTGGATACTCAAACCCAGATACTATAAATTTAACAGAATATGCCGGTGATGTCTATGCCGAACTGGGTCTAGGCTCAGACACCATAACCACAGGCAGTGGCAATGACACAATATACACCAATGCAGATATTGATGATAGGTTTGACAATGAAGATAAAAACACTATTAACACAGTAAATTCAGGTGCAGGTGATGATACAATATATGGCTCTAAAGGAATAGATAAGGTAAATGCCGGTGATGGTGATGACACTATTTATGGCAAAGATGGTGATGATATTTTAAATGGTGGCGATGGTGATGATATCATATATGGTGGTGCGGGAATTGATACCATAGATGGCGGCAAAGGAAACGATACTATATACGCAGAAGATAGTGTAAATATAGATAATGCCCAAACAAATAAAGAGCAGCATATTCTAATTGGCGGAAAAGGCAGGGATACTATACACGGAAGTAATGGTGCTGATAAAGTATATGGTGATACAGAATATGATATTTCTACTGGCGGTAACTCTTTGCTTTTAAATTCTAACGGTGATACTATTTATACTTATGGTGGAGATGATCATATATATGGTGGTGGTGATAATGACACCATATATGCAGGAAGTGGAAGCGATATCATTTACGGTGGAGATGGAGATGATACCATATATGCAGCAGATGATAATTCTTCATATACTCAAACAGATACCTCTGATGACAACAACACAATTTATGGTGAGGGCGGTGATGATATTATTCACGGCGGTGCAGGAAATGACACTATAGATGGTGGTGAAGGTAATGACACGATATATGCTTATGATGGCGATAATGAAATAATAGATATGAGTGGTAATAATATTATAAACTCAGGCAAAGGCAAAGATAGAATAACAACTGGGGATGGTAATGATACCATAAATTCCGGAGCAGGCAACGACACCATAACCTCAGGTGGCGGCAATGATATAATATACACTAATCATGGCAAAGACGATGATGCTGATACTATAAAAGATAGTGGCGGGTATGATGAATATCATGTTGGTAATGGCGATACTATAGAAGATAGTGATGGTAGCGGAAGAGTATGGTTCAATCACTCTTACTCATTAAGTGGTGGGGTTGAAACCAAGCCTAATAGCAATGTATTTAAAGGTGGTGGATATACATACACCCTAAATGGCTCAACTCTAAAAGTTGTTGATGACAGTAATGGCGATAGTATAATTATAAATAATTATAACCCACATAAAGCATCTCTTAATATTCATTTAACAAACAAAGTAAAAGTTATAGTGGAAGATGCACAAGCCAAAGAAGCAGATGAGAAAAAAGTAATAAAAGTAAGAGTAGAGGGAAATATATTTAAATGTAATTACTTAGATCTTAAAGCCTACACCGGAAGTGGATATATATTTACTCATAAAACTTTAAAATTTAGAAATGATAAACTAGAAGATAGTTACACATATCATTGGAAAGATGATTTTTATACTGATAAATATCACGGAGACCCTGATGGAAAAGATATTATAAACTTATCTCCATTTAATTCTGATAGTAAAGGTGTAGTAGTTGATAGCGTAGATAGTGGAAAGCTTACTATAAATGATGATGATACCCCTGTTAAATTAATATTAGATGCTAATAATACTACTGAAGGTGCTGAAAGCATTTGGGGAGTTATAACTACAAGCAGACCTTTAAGATATGGTGAATATATATTTTACAAGTGGTGGTACAGGACACTATCTAACTAG
- a CDS encoding calcium-binding protein, giving the protein MTIKKRAVNAISLIKFNNEILNLKDINDLALKSISNDGDKISVVTSDDYVVNGGNGNDTITTNSGNDIINGGRGNDILNGGSGNDTYVFERGFGNDTIINYNPNLDSTDTIKFIDGITLNDLTFSQDGNNLYITMDDENSVTVKDFFNG; this is encoded by the coding sequence TTGACTATAAAAAAAAGAGCAGTTAATGCTATATCTTTAATCAAATTTAATAATGAAATTTTAAATTTAAAAGATATCAATGACCTTGCACTAAAAAGTATCTCTAATGATGGAGATAAGATAAGTGTTGTAACAAGTGATGATTATGTAGTTAATGGTGGAAATGGTAATGACACTATTACTACAAATAGTGGAAATGATATTATAAATGGCGGCAGGGGCAATGACATTTTAAATGGTGGAAGTGGTAATGATACTTATGTATTTGAAAGAGGATTTGGCAATGATACCATTATAAATTACAATCCTAACTTAGATAGCACAGATACTATTAAATTTATAGATGGCATTACTTTAAATGATTTAACTTTTTCACAAGATGGCAATAACTTATATATAACTATGGATGATGAAAACTCTGTCACAGTTAAAGACTTTTTTAATGGATAA
- a CDS encoding tandem-95 repeat protein — translation MPNSVIDQIQFNDGSYLNLKEINALALLSSDDSNNYLSVVTNDGYEVNAKGGDDFISTLGRDDKILSGSGSDKIYSGAGNDYIDAGDGNDIIDAGSGNDILIGGKGDDTLIGGSGSDTYIFDKEFGDDLIIDGDKDVIKFSSFTKKDISFKANKDDLVINTSDNSSIRVKNFYKNTTIGKIEFSDGSFIKASEILNLSLLKESQGDDIIHMLGDDDYTINSLGGDDDIITNSGNDYIDGGSGNDSIKSGAGDDTIIGGSGNDVLSGEAGNDTYIFHSNFGNDTIINKDSSNTTTDTIWFKEHSLKDLEFIYKESSGNLTIKDSSNNSIVIKDFKNDPIDKFIFKDNTTIFKEDIANIATIIGNDDKVFVNGYTNAGFGNDTYKISLSSNGGVIKDLFTLFGTSVESGNDTIEFSDDVKNINYSKDKNSLIINADGGFKLTIKDYFTKNSSIENVKFSDGRISSFKDEINPFLSPILEKTKFSLDEDSILKENLSIKSQSNTPLKFEILSNPNNASLTIDKNGALSFIPNSNFNGSDSAIIKITDEFGFSTTKELSFDINPINDAPVFDSTRTNYTLQDIREISGVLKASDIDSSTLTYKVVSNPTNGSMILNKDGAFTYKPNAFYIGEDKVIVEVSDGELSSVKELIFNSVISAPIIDSTKFKFNEDTVFNNSLKIINPSNSKLTYELVGDGLNSSVFLKDDGNFMITPNLNYNGEDFITIKVTNEYGLSDIKTIALNILPVNDAPSITNKDESNFILEDVRYQTGQIIASDVDNDKLSYRVVKHPSNGKLNLDNNTGKWSYELISKESSSAIIEVSDLHGAKDTITLNFSSKISAPTIITDTFKFDEDTTLSGNLSYVNNIGGDVKFELINNPKNSKITLDNSGKYTITPNANFNGNDSIKVKVTNEFGLSFEKFINININPINDAPEFKESISSYELTNTDKVTANLEAFDIDSNDLIYKVVSNPTNGFITIDKSGNFTYTSNKGYKGNDSVIVEVSDGELSTTKELKFNMNGYEYNSGNLEIPSNDLIDTTLKLPNLNVEDIKFNRSNNDLILTQNSGNITIKDYFTKGAKTIDTLIFKNNQTINIDNTKLVLPNKKSWQIKPSANLNNSGIIFSDLENSILNGSNKDDIIISTGDKSKIHAKDGNDTIILNGNKNEVYGSSKNDTLISNGKNNFLKGENADDTYIIGKNANNTIIRDKEYVNLIDGGNDTLILNDIDKSSVEFKLGGSFNKDLIINYSNSNSKDIKTLTIQNQTNKYSAIENINLDGTMLGTETINKIIQDLNSYSNDSVINLNSPNDMKNNPDIMQLYTNGWN, via the coding sequence ATGCCAAATAGCGTTATAGATCAAATCCAATTCAATGATGGAAGCTATCTTAATCTAAAAGAAATTAACGCCTTAGCTCTTTTATCAAGCGATGATAGCAATAATTACTTAAGCGTAGTTACAAATGATGGCTATGAAGTAAATGCTAAAGGTGGGGATGATTTTATATCTACTCTTGGAAGAGATGATAAAATCTTATCTGGTAGCGGTAGTGATAAGATATATAGTGGCGCAGGAAATGACTATATAGATGCAGGCGATGGAAACGACATAATAGATGCTGGAAGTGGAAATGATATCTTAATAGGTGGAAAAGGAGATGATACTTTAATAGGTGGTAGTGGTAGTGATACTTACATATTTGATAAAGAATTTGGAGATGATTTAATTATAGATGGAGATAAAGATGTAATTAAATTTAGTAGCTTTACAAAAAAAGATATATCATTTAAAGCAAATAAAGATGATTTAGTTATAAATACAAGTGATAATAGCTCTATTAGAGTAAAAAACTTCTATAAAAATACAACTATTGGTAAAATAGAGTTTAGTGATGGAAGCTTTATTAAAGCAAGTGAAATTTTAAATTTATCTTTATTAAAAGAAAGCCAGGGAGATGACATCATTCATATGTTAGGAGATGATGATTATACTATAAACTCTCTTGGTGGGGATGATGATATTATTACAAATTCTGGAAATGATTATATAGACGGTGGAAGTGGAAATGACAGTATAAAATCAGGTGCTGGAGATGACACTATAATTGGTGGTAGTGGCAATGACGTACTTAGTGGAGAAGCAGGAAATGATACTTATATATTCCACTCTAACTTTGGAAATGATACCATAATAAATAAAGATAGTTCAAATACAACAACAGATACCATCTGGTTTAAAGAACATAGTTTAAAAGATTTAGAGTTTATATATAAGGAAAGTAGTGGAAATTTAACTATAAAAGATAGCTCTAATAACTCTATTGTTATAAAAGACTTTAAAAATGATCCAATAGATAAATTTATTTTTAAAGATAATACAACTATATTTAAAGAAGATATCGCCAATATTGCTACAATCATAGGAAATGATGATAAGGTATTTGTAAATGGATATACAAATGCTGGCTTTGGCAATGACACTTATAAAATATCTTTAAGTAGTAATGGTGGAGTAATAAAGGATTTATTTACTCTATTTGGCACTAGTGTAGAAAGTGGAAATGATACAATTGAGTTTAGTGATGATGTTAAAAACATAAATTACTCTAAAGATAAAAACTCATTAATAATAAATGCAGATGGTGGCTTTAAGTTAACCATAAAAGACTATTTTACTAAAAACAGCTCCATAGAAAATGTTAAATTTAGTGATGGAAGAATATCTAGCTTTAAAGATGAGATAAATCCATTTTTATCTCCAATACTAGAAAAAACTAAATTTAGCTTAGATGAAGATAGCATACTAAAAGAGAACTTATCTATAAAAAGCCAATCTAATACGCCTCTTAAATTTGAAATATTGTCTAATCCAAACAATGCGTCATTAACTATTGATAAAAATGGGGCTTTAAGCTTTATACCAAATTCTAACTTTAATGGAAGCGATAGTGCGATTATAAAAATAACTGATGAGTTTGGATTTAGCACTACAAAAGAGCTAAGCTTTGATATAAATCCTATAAATGACGCTCCTGTATTTGATTCTACGAGAACAAACTATACTTTACAAGATATAAGAGAAATCAGTGGTGTTTTAAAAGCAAGTGATATAGATAGTAGCACTCTAACCTACAAAGTAGTTTCTAATCCAACAAATGGAAGCATGATTCTTAATAAAGACGGAGCTTTTACATACAAGCCAAATGCTTTTTATATAGGAGAAGATAAGGTCATAGTAGAAGTAAGCGATGGAGAGTTATCTAGTGTAAAAGAGTTAATCTTTAACTCAGTAATCTCAGCTCCAATAATTGATTCTACTAAATTTAAATTTAATGAAGACACAGTTTTTAACAACTCTTTAAAAATCATAAATCCAAGTAATTCAAAGCTAACCTATGAGCTAGTAGGAGATGGATTAAATAGTTCAGTCTTTTTAAAAGATGATGGAAACTTTATGATAACTCCAAATTTAAACTATAATGGAGAAGATTTTATAACTATAAAAGTAACTAATGAGTATGGATTAAGCGATATAAAAACTATTGCTTTAAATATACTTCCTGTAAATGATGCTCCATCAATCACAAATAAAGATGAAAGTAACTTTATCTTAGAAGATGTAAGATATCAAACAGGTCAAATCATAGCAAGTGATGTTGATAATGATAAGTTGTCTTATAGGGTAGTAAAGCATCCTAGTAATGGAAAATTAAATTTAGATAATAATACTGGAAAGTGGAGTTATGAACTTATTAGTAAAGAATCAAGTAGTGCTATAATTGAAGTTAGTGATTTACATGGTGCAAAAGACACTATAACTTTAAATTTTAGCTCCAAAATTTCAGCTCCAACAATCATTACCGATACTTTTAAATTTGATGAAGATACTACTTTAAGTGGAAATCTATCTTATGTTAATAATATAGGTGGAGATGTTAAATTTGAATTAATTAATAATCCTAAAAACTCTAAAATAACCCTAGATAATTCTGGTAAATACACTATAACACCAAATGCAAACTTTAACGGAAATGACAGTATAAAAGTAAAAGTTACTAATGAGTTTGGACTTAGCTTTGAAAAATTTATAAATATAAACATAAATCCTATAAATGATGCTCCAGAGTTTAAAGAAAGCATTTCTAGTTATGAATTAACTAATACAGATAAAGTTACAGCAAATTTAGAAGCGTTTGATATAGACTCTAATGATTTAATTTATAAAGTTGTATCTAATCCAACAAATGGCTTTATTACAATCGATAAGAGTGGAAATTTCACCTATACTTCAAATAAAGGCTATAAAGGAAATGATAGTGTTATAGTAGAAGTAAGTGATGGAGAATTATCTACTACAAAAGAGCTTAAGTTTAATATGAATGGCTATGAGTATAATAGTGGTAATTTAGAAATACCATCAAATGACTTAATAGACACAACTCTTAAACTGCCAAATTTAAATGTTGAAGATATTAAATTTAATAGATCAAATAATGATTTAATTTTAACACAAAATAGTGGAAATATAACTATAAAAGATTATTTTACAAAAGGTGCAAAAACAATCGATACTTTAATCTTTAAAAACAATCAAACTATAAATATAGACAATACTAAATTAGTTTTACCAAACAAAAAGTCTTGGCAGATAAAACCTAGTGCAAATTTAAATAACTCTGGAATAATATTTAGTGATTTAGAAAACTCAATCTTAAATGGTAGCAACAAAGATGACATTATAATATCAACAGGAGATAAGTCTAAAATACACGCAAAAGATGGAAATGATACTATTATTTTAAATGGTAATAAAAATGAAGTCTATGGTAGTTCTAAAAATGATACTCTTATTTCTAATGGTAAAAATAACTTTTTAAAAGGTGAAAACGCAGATGATACCTACATCATAGGAAAAAATGCAAATAATACCATCATAAGAGATAAAGAGTATGTAAATTTAATAGATGGAGGAAATGATACTTTAATACTAAATGATATAGATAAAAGTAGTGTAGAGTTTAAACTAGGTGGAAGCTTTAATAAAGATCTAATTATTAATTATTCAAATAGCAATAGTAAAGACATTAAAACCCTAACTATTCAAAACCAAACTAATAAATACTCTGCTATAGAAAATATTAATCTAGATGGCACAATGCTTGGTACTGAAACGATTAATAAAATCATACAAGATTTAAACTCATATAGCAATGATAGTGTAATAAACCTAAATAGTCCTAATGATATGAAAAACAATCCTGATATTATGCAACTATATACTAATGGGTGGAATTAG
- a CDS encoding calcium-binding protein — translation MVNIYFTSGGTGHYLTSSNNKTEVKLSSWDDDEIVEDDSKFKVRITNWSSNTTVLGSNEKRLTIYDDDNDKDPEDEVSPIIIDMNKNSITSSAIDSLTHFDHNNDSLREKTAWIDSGDSFLALDKNNNGLIDNGAELFGNHTITDTSYPYIPSGRTNGFEALKLYDDNGDGIINMQDKVFDKLLLWNDINKDGLSQSDELSYLKNSNIAAISLDYKNTNTIENGNTIKQSSKVFFKDGTTTIANDVWFKVDPSKVVEKDITFSDEINSLPQIEARGGFSSLRKASSNNENLLNLIKKYETSNTLTPDKKKLLAYDIVYEWAGVSSVDKDEIKSYSLTQRDFLIYEKLTNRPFRQGGYETTPRPNASAMIQARVTKFKNYVYAKLELGTVYKDMGLDLEWMYLNIGEDNEPRYNFDPLKDKVLELYKNKNYEEIKHLVGLVRLAGSYKPKLINDLNNSLRVISLGDNYLSSLILSSYIKGSDLNDTLQGDSSNNILHGMKGDDTLYGEDGDDVYEFEKEFGSDIIHDTSGNDTIQFIDKDIKFSDTIFQKELSNLIITYGNDKIVVKNYFDVDGELGNGAIENIIFSDGTKLTSKDMIKIKTIATNGDDGYYLTSSNDEFNALGGNDTIYGGAGNDIIYGDDGNDFLSGDSGDDTLIGGSGNDTLQGGMGNDTYVFGRGFGNDVILNFNPDNETDTIKFIDGISQDELNFKSIDGNLVISFKDKNIKDTITISNFFKDKNYMITNIEFDKSYMSLSDIMNKVILSTDDSSNNINVIDDNSYIIDGKGGDDIITASSGNDTIIGGSGNDTLTGGLGSDTYKFDDNFGNDTIINYNPTLKDIDTIEFTSKNITKESLNFSKDKNDLLIVKDELNSIRVKDYFLLNYNKEPVNAINTIKFANKTTLSIEDIDKLLISNSSDKNDEISTISSKNFAINAKGGDDVITTNGGDDYIDGGNGNDIISSGSGDDILIGGKGNDTLNGGSGNDTYIFERGFGNDTIINYNPDLYTDTVEFKGINKDELTFKQIDSNLVISFKDATIKDSLTIKDFYKLDYKKKSS, via the coding sequence ATGGTGAATATATATTTTACAAGTGGTGGTACAGGACACTATCTAACTAGTTCAAATAATAAAACAGAAGTAAAACTATCATCTTGGGATGATGATGAGATAGTAGAAGATGATAGCAAGTTTAAAGTTAGAATAACTAATTGGAGTTCTAATACCACAGTTCTTGGTTCAAATGAAAAAAGACTTACCATCTATGATGATGACAATGACAAAGATCCTGAAGATGAAGTATCGCCTATTATCATAGATATGAATAAAAACTCCATTACTTCATCTGCTATTGATAGCTTAACACACTTTGATCATAACAATGACTCTTTAAGAGAAAAAACTGCTTGGATAGATAGTGGTGATAGTTTCTTAGCTCTTGATAAAAATAATAATGGTTTAATAGACAATGGCGCAGAGTTATTTGGAAATCATACTATAACAGATACAAGTTATCCATATATACCAAGTGGTAGAACAAATGGATTTGAAGCACTAAAACTATATGATGATAATGGTGATGGCATTATAAATATGCAAGATAAGGTATTTGATAAACTGCTTCTTTGGAATGATATAAATAAAGATGGTTTAAGTCAAAGCGATGAGTTATCATATCTAAAAAATAGTAATATAGCTGCCATATCATTAGATTATAAAAACACTAACACTATAGAAAATGGTAACACTATAAAACAAAGCTCAAAAGTTTTCTTTAAAGATGGCACAACTACAATAGCTAATGATGTATGGTTTAAAGTAGATCCATCTAAAGTTGTAGAAAAAGATATAACCTTTAGCGATGAGATAAACTCCTTGCCACAAATAGAAGCTAGAGGTGGATTTAGCTCTTTAAGAAAGGCTAGTTCTAATAATGAAAATTTACTAAATTTAATTAAAAAATATGAAACTTCAAATACTCTAACTCCTGATAAAAAAAAGCTCTTAGCTTATGATATAGTTTATGAGTGGGCAGGAGTATCAAGTGTAGATAAAGATGAAATAAAAAGCTACTCTTTAACACAAAGAGATTTCTTAATATATGAAAAACTTACAAATAGACCTTTTAGACAAGGTGGATATGAAACTACACCTAGACCTAATGCTTCGGCTATGATACAAGCTAGAGTTACAAAATTTAAAAACTATGTATATGCTAAATTAGAGCTTGGTACAGTATATAAAGATATGGGTTTAGATCTTGAGTGGATGTATTTAAACATTGGTGAAGATAACGAACCTAGATATAACTTTGATCCACTAAAAGATAAAGTATTAGAATTATATAAAAATAAAAACTATGAAGAGATAAAGCATCTTGTTGGTTTAGTAAGACTTGCTGGTTCATACAAACCAAAACTCATAAACGATTTAAATAATTCTCTTAGAGTTATATCTCTTGGAGATAACTATCTATCTTCATTAATACTTAGTTCATACATAAAAGGATCTGATCTAAACGACACACTTCAAGGTGATTCTAGTAATAATATTTTACACGGTATGAAAGGTGATGATACACTATACGGCGAGGATGGTGATGATGTATATGAGTTTGAAAAAGAGTTTGGAAGTGATATTATACACGATACAAGTGGAAATGATACTATACAATTTATAGATAAAGACATTAAATTTAGTGATACTATATTTCAAAAAGAACTTTCTAATCTTATAATAACTTATGGCAATGATAAGATAGTAGTTAAAAACTACTTTGATGTTGATGGTGAGTTAGGAAATGGTGCTATAGAAAACATTATATTTAGTGATGGCACTAAGCTTACATCAAAAGATATGATAAAAATAAAAACCATAGCAACAAATGGTGATGATGGATATTACTTAACTAGTTCAAATGATGAATTTAACGCTCTTGGTGGTAATGATACCATATATGGTGGCGCAGGAAATGATATCATTTATGGTGATGATGGTAATGACTTTTTAAGTGGTGATAGTGGCGATGACACCCTAATAGGTGGAAGTGGTAATGACACTTTACAAGGTGGCATGGGAAATGATACTTATGTATTTGGTAGAGGCTTTGGAAATGATGTAATCTTAAACTTTAATCCAGATAATGAAACAGATACTATTAAATTTATTGATGGTATAAGTCAAGATGAACTTAACTTTAAAAGTATTGATGGAAATTTAGTTATAAGCTTTAAGGATAAAAATATAAAAGATACTATTACTATAAGCAACTTCTTTAAAGATAAAAACTATATGATAACAAATATAGAGTTTGATAAAAGCTATATGAGTTTAAGTGATATTATGAATAAAGTAATTCTTTCTACTGATGATAGCTCTAATAATATAAATGTAATTGATGATAATAGCTACATAATTGATGGTAAAGGTGGAGATGATATTATTACTGCAAGTAGTGGTAATGATACAATAATAGGTGGAAGTGGAAATGATACTTTAACAGGAGGACTTGGAAGTGATACATATAAATTTGATGATAACTTTGGAAATGATACGATAATAAATTATAACCCTACTTTAAAAGATATAGATACAATAGAATTTACTAGTAAAAATATAACTAAAGAGAGTTTAAATTTCTCTAAAGATAAAAACGATCTTCTTATAGTTAAAGATGAACTCAACTCTATAAGAGTAAAAGATTATTTCTTACTTAATTATAACAAAGAACCAGTAAATGCTATAAATACTATTAAATTTGCTAATAAAACTACTTTAAGTATAGAAGATATTGATAAACTCTTAATATCAAATAGTTCAGATAAAAATGATGAAATAAGTACTATTAGTAGTAAAAACTTTGCTATAAATGCTAAGGGTGGAGATGATGTAATAACTACTAATGGTGGGGATGATTATATAGATGGTGGAAATGGTAATGACATTATAAGTAGTGGAAGTGGAGATGACATACTAATAGGTGGCAAAGGTAATGATACTTTAAATGGTGGAAGTGGTAATGATACTTATATATTTGAAAGAGGATTTGGCAATGATACCATTATAAACTATAACCCAGATCTTTATACTGATACAGTAGAGTTTAAAGGTATTAATAAAGATGAATTAACTTTTAAGCAAATAGATTCTAACTTAGTTATTAGCTTTAAAGATGCCACTATAAAAGACTCTCTAACTATAAAAGATTTTTACAAACTTGACTATAAAAAAAAGAGCAGTTAA